The sequence GCCTTCATCCGCATTACAAATGATATATTTTTTATTGCCAGGAGATTTTCGGCATAATTCCCACTTAAGGCCTGTGGGGAACCCAGCTCCACCGCGACCCCTGAGCCCAGACGCTTTGATTTCCTCGATAATCTGCTCGGGGGTCATCTGGGTCAAAGCCTTAGCTAACGCTTCATATCCACCAAATGCAATGTATTCGTCAACCTTTTCAGGGTCTATCCTGCCCCGGTTTTTTAAGACAATCAATCGTTGATGCTTAAAGAACTCAATCTCACTCATGGTCGGAACCGGTTCCTTTGCCTTATCAGGAACATACATCAGCCGTTTGACCGGTCGGCCCTTGAGAAAATGCTCTGAAACAAGCTCCGGAATATCCTCTTCCCTTAGCTGTTGGTAAAAAATCCCCTCTGGTTGCACTACAGCAATAGGTCCGCGCTCACAAAATCCATTGCAACCTGTGGTAACGACAATGATTTCTTGATCCAAGCCTAGTTTCCTCAGTTCACCCTCTAGGGCGGCCTTCACTTGAAATGACCTATTCGAAACGCAACCAGTCCCAGCGCACATCAAAACATGAGTTCGATAGTGTCCCAAGTTCATCTCCTCATCTGATTTTTATATGAGAATAAAAGCCGTTATTAAGTGATTTTGGTGATTGGATTGAACGAATTTTCAGGTGCACATTGAAGCCTCAGCACCAGAGAATATAGTTATCGATCAATAAGTCCGTTCACTGCCGATGGCTAAGGCGTATTTTGATACAATATTGCCACCAATAATATGCTCATCAAAAATCTTTTTCACCTTCTCCTTGGTCAAATCTACGTATTTGACAGGCGGTTGGCCGAGCAATTCCACCGTAGCCATGGGCTCGCGGCTGCATAACCCAGCACATCCACTAGTGGTGACAATGACATCTTTAATTCCCCGAGACTCAATCTCGTTCATCACCGCCTCCATGATCTCACGAGCACCAGAGGCAATTCCGCATGTTCCCATGTGCACAGTAATCTTGGCTCTTCCATGCCCCTCGCGAAGTATCACCGTCCCTCGAGCCTGCTCTCGGATTCTTTTCAAATCTTCAATAGTTAGCTTTGGCATGGTTCGCTCCTTTATTCATCCTTGGCATTC comes from candidate division KSB1 bacterium and encodes:
- a CDS encoding (2Fe-2S) ferredoxin domain-containing protein is translated as MPKLTIEDLKRIREQARGTVILREGHGRAKITVHMGTCGIASGAREIMEAVMNEIESRGIKDVIVTTSGCAGLCSREPMATVELLGQPPVKYVDLTKEKVKKIFDEHIIGGNIVSKYALAIGSERTY